In a genomic window of Brassica rapa cultivar Chiifu-401-42 chromosome A10, CAAS_Brap_v3.01, whole genome shotgun sequence:
- the LOC103846314 gene encoding protein TIC 40, chloroplastic isoform X1, with the protein MENLTLVSCSASSSSPKLLIGCNFTSSLKPPVGFSRRSPKILLRRSKISASSAQSHSPSDSTGEIVVVKHKTKAFASIFSSRSDKQTASVASPSVAVPPPSSSSTIGSPLFWIGVGVGLSALFSWVTSNAKKYAMQTAMKTMMNQMNTQNSQFNNPGFPTGAGAGSGSPFPFPFPPQTSPTSSPFQSQSQSSGATVDVTATKVDRPPVSKPQTTPTPPTKNIEVDKPSVVLEENKAKKEEKNYAFEDVSPEETTKESPFSNYAEVSEASAPKETRLFDDVLQNGAAPANGATASEVFQSLGAGKGGAGLSVEALEKMMEDPTVQKMVYPHLPEEMRNPETFKWMLKNPQYRQQLQDMLNNMSGSGEWDKRMTETLKNFDLNSPEVKQQFDQIGLTPEEVISKIMENPDVAMAFQNPRVQAALMEVRFLSSLNIYFDMISKSIRLLLLLQCSENPMNIMKYQNDKEVMDVFNKISQLFPGMTG; encoded by the exons ATGGAGAATCTAACCTTGGTTTCTTgctcagcttcttcttcatctcccaAGCTCTTAATCGGATGCAACTTCACCTCCTCTCTTAAACCCCCTGTAGGGTTTTCCCGCCGGAGTCCTAAGATTCTCCTCCGTCGCTCCAAAATCTCCGCCTCCTCCGCGCAATCTCACTCTCCATCTGATAGCACTGGAGAAATTG TGGTAGTGAAACACAAGACGAAGGCTTTTGCAAGTATATTTTCTTCGAGAAGTGATAAACAGACAGCCTCTGTTGCTTCCCCTAGTGTTGCTGTGCCACCACCGTCATCTTCGTCAACCAT AGGGTCACCACTTTTCTGGATTGGTGTTGGGGTTGGGCTATCAGCTTTGTTCTCATGG GTAACGTCAAACGCAAAG AAATATGCGATGCAAACAGCTATGAAGACAATGATGAACCAGATGAATACGCAAAACAGCCAGTTTAATAATCCTGGATTCCCAACAGGGGCAGGAGCAGGATCAGGATCACCTTTTCCGTTTCCATTTCCTCCTCAAACAAGCCCTACTTCCTCTCCGTTTCAATCTCAGTCCCAGTCTTCAGGGGCTACTGTTGATGTGACAGCTACAAAAGTAGATAGGCCTCCTGTGTCTAAGCCACAAACTACACCTACACCTCCTACAAAGAATATAGAAGTGGATAAGCCAAGTGTTGTTTTAGAGGAAAACAAAgcgaagaaagaagaaaagaactACG CCTTTGAAGACGTTTCCCCTGAGGAAACCACAAAGGAAAGTCCATTTAGCAACTATGCAGAAGTCTCTGAAGCTAGTGCCCCCAAAGAAACTCGCTTATTTGACGAT GTTCTGCAAAATGGAGCTGCTCCTGCCAATGGTGCCACTGCTTCAGAGGTTTTTCAATCTTTAG GCGCTGGGAAAGGAGGGGCTGGTTTGTCAGTAGAAGCTTTAGAGAAAATGATGGAAGATCCAACAGTTCAGAAGATGGTTTACCC ACATTTGCCTGAGGAGATGAGGAACCCCGAAACTTTCAAAT GGATGCTTAAGAATCCTCAATACCGTCAACAGCTACAGGACATGCT GAATAACATGAGTGGGAGTGGTGAATGGGACAAGAGAATGACGGAGACCTTAAAGAATTTTGACCTGAATAGTCCTGAAGTGAAGCAACAATTCG ATCAAATAGGACTGACTCCAGAAGAAGTCATCTCTAAGATTATGGAGAATCCTGATGTTGCAATGGCATTCCAGAATCCTAGAGTCCAAGCAGCATTAATGGAAGTACGTTTTCTTTCTTCACTAAATATATACTTTGACAtgatttctaaatcaattcgattgttgttgttgttgcagtgCTCAGAGAACCCGATGAACATCATGAAGTACCAAAACGACAAAGAG GTAATGGATGTGTTCAACAAGATATCGCAGCTCTTCCCAGGAATGACGGGTTGA
- the LOC103846313 gene encoding pentatricopeptide repeat-containing protein At5g16640, mitochondrial — MRRSISSKAKSFLHRNLPEKANPPSHPLLNSRRAYTSSSNNNTDYKETLRNKLRHMNLDDSLELFFHMIQSHPLPSIADFSRLLTAISKLNRHDVVIHLYEQMEILGVPHNLYTYNILVNCLCRCSKLSQALSFLAKMIKLGHTPSVVTFGSLLGGLCRGGRVSEALRLFGKMVEIGVRPNVVIYNIVIDGLCKSRHVDKALDFFNQMEVVRPDVVTYNSLISGLCNASRWGEALKMVRCMSESGLSPDVFTFNALIDACVKRGSLSEAEELYEEMVRRSLEPDVVTYSLLIDGLCVCSRLDEAERMFEYMVSRRCFPDVVTYSILINGFCKSRKVDYGMKLFCEMSRRGVVRNVVTYTILIQGYCLAGKVNVAEEIFKRMVVSGVSPNIVTYNVLLHGLCDNGKVEKALVMLEGMEKSGMEGDIVTYNIIIRGMCKAGEVAEAWGLYCSLNLKGLVPDIWTYTTMMLGLYKKGLRREADALFRKMKEDGILPNECCV, encoded by the coding sequence ATGAGGAGATCGATCTCTTCCAAAGCCAAGTCCTTTCTCCATCGAAACCTCCCGGAGAAAGCTAACCCACCGTCGCACCCACTTCTCAATTCACGACGAGCTTACACTAGCAGTAGCAACAACAACACAGATTACAAAGAGACATTACGAAACAAGCTTCGCCACATGAACCTAGACGACTCCCTCGAACTCTTCTTCCACATGATCCAATCTCATCCCCTTCCTTCAATCGCCGACTTCAGCAGGCTGCTAACTGCAATCTCCAAGCTAAACCGCCACGACGTCGTGATCCACCTCTACGAGCAGATGGAGATCCTCGGCGTCCCTCACAACCTCTACACCTACAACATTCTCGTAAATTGTCTCTGCCGCTGCTCGAAACTCTCTCAAGCTTTATCCTTTCTAGCGAAAATGATCAAGCTTGGGCACACCCCGAGCGTCGTCACGTTCGGGTCCCTCCTCGGCGGGCTCTGCCGCGGCGGGAGGGTGAGCGAGGCGCTGCGTTTGTTTGGTAAGATGGTGGAGATTGGGGTTAGACCTAATGTGGTTATCTACAACATTGTGATCGATGGGCTTTGTAAGAGCCGCCACGTGGATAAAGCTTTGGacttttttaatcaaatggagGTTGTTAGACCTGATGTAGTTACATACAACTCTCTTATCTCTGGACTTTGTAACGCGAGTAGATGGGGTGAGGCTTTAAAGATGGTGAGGTGTATGAGTGAGAGTGGTCTTAGCCCTGACGTGTTTACTTTCAACGCGTTGATTGACGCTTGTGTGAAAAGAGGGAGTCTTTCAGAGGCTGAGGAGCTTTACGAGGAGATGGTTAGAAGGTCTCTGGAGCCTGATGTTGTGACTTACAGTTTGCTTATCGATGGGCTTTGTGTGTGTAGTCGGTTAGATGAAGCGGAGCGGATGTTTGAGTATATGGTTAGCAGACGCTGCTTCCCTGATGTGGTGACTTATAGTATTCTCATTAACGGGTTTTGCAAGTCTAGGAAGGTTGATTATGGGATGAAGCTCTTCTGCGAGATGTCTCGGAGAGGGGTTGTTAGGAATGTGGTGACTTATACTATTCTTATCCAGGGGTATTGTTTAGCTGGGAAGGTTAATGTGGCTGAAGAGATTTTTAAAAGGATGGTTGTTTCTGGTGTGTCTCCTAATATTGTGACTTACAATGTTTTGTTGCATGGTTTGTGTGATAATGGGAAGGTGGAGAAAGCGTTGGTGATGTTGGAGGGTATGGAGAAGAGTGGGATGGAGGGTGATATAGTTACGTATAATATCATTATCCGTGGGATGTGTAAAGCTGGTGAGGTTGCAGAGGCTTGGGGTTTGTATTGTAGCCTTAATCTCAAGGGACTTGTGCCTGATATTTGGACATACACTACGATGATGTTGGGGTTGTATAAGAAGGGCTTACGGCGTGAGGCTGATGCGTTGTTTAGGAAGATGAAAGAAGATGGGATCTTACCAAATGAATGTTGTGTGTAG
- the LOC103846316 gene encoding uncharacterized protein LOC103846316: MHKMCHEPINVSPVESGVTFNELDHLPLTTRRSLLQPNAASNVDSVVKREEDCFDELGAVVPNCDAPESVNTQTPESTSIGCSQGLIESGNSRPQNNILLVSCRNNRFEQIEETTGSDDALEHLSLKERRKLLLERMVLRLPEPNLEDNTKDCHETDLFKIKAENSCKNGIASSSAARFSGFLEKIDSFLYKKVSIGSVSESQLSGVQENDIPIANKRSFELSPEASLHSDYEHSPLSSTCYAAVTEKQRDSVKRVKRNPRPLNVSEMQLNQDVCEPLDDSSMDNNEEPDPVTSEQVQVKREVETREEDEIDFVNLISRLTRCTSAPSPASFVKDEASELDEDEIDHMKLIDRLKLRSSHGSRHHEAPPSSPPPSGFSFCTSDEYVKPVRVSKRKKTATNSIETALEEDAPGLLQVLIKQGVTVDELRLYGENDSFSDDSSLLEETFSELEDVISQLYFKRATGPKLLNLSFSKDSRTSYCLTCLFSLIEQARYLRFRKWPVEWGWCRDLQSFIFVFERHNRIVMERPEYGYATYFFELSNTASVGWQIKRLVLAMKLASCGRYQLIENKPLLVGEDMTEGEAEVLMKYGWVANTGLGTMLNYRDRVFHDRKSHKETSEWKSKISKLLVDGYNSGTIVSTFIVPPDDVEDDDDAGLDMEQVKLESY; this comes from the exons ATGCATAAGATGTGCCATGAGCCTATCAACGTCTCTCCGGTAGAGTCCGGAGTTACGTTCAATGAGTTAGACCACCTCCCCTTGACGACACGGCGGAGTTTGTTGCAGCCTAACGCTGC ATCGAATGTTGACAGTGTAGTGAAAAGGGAAGAGGATTGCTTTGATGAGCTG GGCGCAGTAGTGCCAAACTGTGATGCTCCAGAATCTGTAAACACTCAAACTCCGGAATCTACTAGCATTGGTTGCAGTCAGGGTCTAATTGAGTCTGGAAACTCAAGACCACAGAACAACATTCTTCTAGTGTCTTGTCGTAACAACAGATTTGAACAAATTGAAGAAACCACAGGGAGTGATGATGCTCTTGAACATCTCTCACTTAAAGAGAGGCGCAAATTGCTACTAGAAAG GATGGTGTTAAGGTTGCCAGAACCCAACTTAGAG GATAATACTAAAGATTGCCATGAAACCgatcttttcaaaataaaagcCGAGAATTCATGCAAAAATGGGATAGCTTCATCTTCTGCGGCCCGATTCAGCGGCTTTCTAGAGAAAATTGATTCTTTCCTCTATAAGAAAGTTAGCATAGGTTCAGTATCTGAAAGCCAGCTTAGTGGAGTTCAAGAGAATGATATTCCTATTGCTAACAAAAGGTCTTTTGAGTTGTCACCTGAAGCCAGTTTGCATAGTGATTACGAACACTCTCCATTAAGTAGTACCTGTTATGCAGCTGTAACAGAAAAGCAGAGAGATAGTGTAAAGAGAGTCAAAAGGAATCCACGTCCTTTGAACGTGAGTGAGATGCAGTTGAATCAAGATGTATGTGAGCCTTTAGATGATTCCTCCATGGATAACAATGAAGAACCAGATCCTGTTACCTCAGAGCAAGTGCAGGTCAAAAGAGAGGTGGAAACACGTGAGGAAGACGAGATAGATTTTGTGAATTTGATCTCTCGCTTGACTCGTTGCACATCTGCTCCGAGTCCTGCTAGCTTTGTGAAAGACGAGGCTAGTGAATTGGATGAAGATGAGATAGACCATATGAAACTAATTGATCGGTTAAAGCTTCGGTCTTCTCATGGTTCAAGGCATCATGAAGCTCCTCCTAGTTCTCCACCACCCTCAGGTTTTAGCTTCTGTACATCTGATGAATACGTTAAACCTGTGAGGGTATCGAAGCGAAAGAAAACCGCCAC GAACTCAATTGAGACAGCTCTGGAGGAAGATGCTCCTGGTCTTTTACAGGTACTGATTAAACAAGGGGTGACAGTAGATGAACTCAGGCTTTATGGGGAGAATGATTCCTTCTCAGATGATTCTTCACTTCTTGAAGAGACCTTCTCAGAGCTGGAAGATGTCATCTCACAG CTCTACTTCAAACGAGCAACTGGTCCTAAACTTCTTAACTTAAGTTTCTCAAAAGATTCAAGAACCAGCTATTGCTTGACCTGTCTCTTCTCCCTCATAGAACAG GCAAGGTATCTTCGGTTTCGCAAATGGCCTGTTGAATGGGGTTGGTGCCGTGATCTCCAATCTTTTATATTCGTTTTCGAGAGACATAACCG GATAGTAATGGAACGCCCTGAGTATGGCTACGCAACATACTTCTTCGAGCTCAGCAACACTGCATCAGTAGGATGGCAGATCAAACGGTTAGTCTTGGCCATGAAACTAGCGAGCTGTGGCCGTTATCAACTTATTGAAAACAAGCCATTACTG GTAGGAGAGGATATGACGGAAGGTGAAGCAGAAGTACTGATGAAGTACGGTTGGGTTGCGAACACGGGGCTGGGGACAATGCTAAACTACCGTGACAGAGTGTTCCATGACAGGAAGAGCCATAAAGAGACATCAGAATGGAAGTCTAAGATTTCTAAGCTTCTTGTTGATGGCTATAACAGTGGAACTATTGTCTCAACTTTCATTGTTCCCCCTGATGATGtcgaggatgatgatgatgctggACTTGACATGGAACAAGTTAAGCTCGAGAGTTACTGA
- the LOC103846311 gene encoding uncharacterized protein LOC103846311 — MASSCVANLSLSGVSQSHYVKANGLSTAKLNSICKTSALSIQKRSNRSRKFSVSAEYGSRRGSGGGDFVAGFLLGGALFGAAAYIFAPQIRRSIMSEEDEYGFKKPDQPSYYDEGLEKTRETLNEKIGQLNSAIDNVSSRLRGRAKKTSSPVETDPEVEATT, encoded by the exons ATGGCGTCCTCCTGTGTTGCTAATCTTTCTCTGTCAG GTGTGTCTCAATCTCATTATGTCAAGGCAAATGGGTTGTCTACCGCAAAGCTCAATTCGATTTGTAAAACCTCTGCATTGAGTATCCAGAAGAGATCAAACCGGAGTCGCAAGTTTTCAGTTTCTGCAGAGTATGG GAGTAGGAGAGGAAGTGGTGGTGGTGATTTCGTTGCTGGTTTTCTTCTTGGTGGTGCTTTGTTCGGCGCTGCCGCTTACATCTTTGCTCCACAG ATACGAAGATCGATAATGAGTGAAGAAGATGAGTATGGTTTCAAGAAGCCAGATCAACCAAGTTACTACGATGAAGGTTTAGAGAAAACAAGGGAGACCTTGAACGAGAAAATCGGACAGCTTAACTCAGCTATTGACAATGTCTCTTCGCGTTTAAGAGGTCGAGCAAAGAAGACTTCTTCCCCGGTCGAAACTGATCCAGAAGTTGAAGCTACTACTTGA
- the LOC103846312 gene encoding dnAJ-like protein slr0093, translated as MEDHDKSPPPKDYYKILEVDYDATEELIRLSYRKLALKWHPDKHKGDTAAKERFIEINEAYNVLIDPAARFEYDLTGIYEIHKYTLREYLARFKGMILTCNGLGISQSLAPWTHQLSETTNKPTD; from the exons ATGGAAGACCATGATAAGTCTCCCCCTCCCAAG GATTACTATAAGATTCTAGAAGTTGATTACGACGCAACTGAGGAATTGATCAGACTCAGTTATCGCAAGCTTGCTTTG AAGTGGCATCCTGATAAGCACAAAGGCGATACTGCAGCTAAAGAGAGATTCATAGAGATAAATGAAGCTTATAACG TGCTGATTGATCCCGCTGCACGTTTTGAGTACGATTTAACCGGCATTTATGAGATTCACAAGTATACTTTACGG GAATATCTAGCCAGATTTAAGGGAATGATACTCACTTGCAATGGCCTTGGCATCAGCCAATCCTTAGCACCATG GACACATCAATTGTCTGAGACCACCAACAAACCAACAGACTAG
- the LOC103846314 gene encoding protein TIC 40, chloroplastic isoform X2, whose product MENLTLVSCSASSSSPKLLIGCNFTSSLKPPVGFSRRSPKILLRRSKISASSAQSHSPSDSTGEIVVVKHKTKAFASIFSSRSDKQTASVASPSVAVPPPSSSSTIGSPLFWIGVGVGLSALFSWVTSNAKKYAMQTAMKTMMNQMNTQNSQFNNPGFPTGAGAGSGSPFPFPFPPQTSPTSSPFQSQSQSSGATVDVTATKVDRPPVSKPQTTPTPPTKNIEVDKPSVVLEENKAKKEEKNYAFEDVSPEETTKESPFSNYAEVSEASAPKETRLFDDVLQNGAAPANGATASEVFQSLGAGKGGAGLSVEALEKMMEDPTVQKMVYPHLPEEMRNPETFKWMLKNPQYRQQLQDMLNNMSGSGEWDKRMTETLKNFDLNSPEVKQQFDQIGLTPEEVISKIMENPDVAMAFQNPRVQAALMECSENPMNIMKYQNDKEVMDVFNKISQLFPGMTG is encoded by the exons ATGGAGAATCTAACCTTGGTTTCTTgctcagcttcttcttcatctcccaAGCTCTTAATCGGATGCAACTTCACCTCCTCTCTTAAACCCCCTGTAGGGTTTTCCCGCCGGAGTCCTAAGATTCTCCTCCGTCGCTCCAAAATCTCCGCCTCCTCCGCGCAATCTCACTCTCCATCTGATAGCACTGGAGAAATTG TGGTAGTGAAACACAAGACGAAGGCTTTTGCAAGTATATTTTCTTCGAGAAGTGATAAACAGACAGCCTCTGTTGCTTCCCCTAGTGTTGCTGTGCCACCACCGTCATCTTCGTCAACCAT AGGGTCACCACTTTTCTGGATTGGTGTTGGGGTTGGGCTATCAGCTTTGTTCTCATGG GTAACGTCAAACGCAAAG AAATATGCGATGCAAACAGCTATGAAGACAATGATGAACCAGATGAATACGCAAAACAGCCAGTTTAATAATCCTGGATTCCCAACAGGGGCAGGAGCAGGATCAGGATCACCTTTTCCGTTTCCATTTCCTCCTCAAACAAGCCCTACTTCCTCTCCGTTTCAATCTCAGTCCCAGTCTTCAGGGGCTACTGTTGATGTGACAGCTACAAAAGTAGATAGGCCTCCTGTGTCTAAGCCACAAACTACACCTACACCTCCTACAAAGAATATAGAAGTGGATAAGCCAAGTGTTGTTTTAGAGGAAAACAAAgcgaagaaagaagaaaagaactACG CCTTTGAAGACGTTTCCCCTGAGGAAACCACAAAGGAAAGTCCATTTAGCAACTATGCAGAAGTCTCTGAAGCTAGTGCCCCCAAAGAAACTCGCTTATTTGACGAT GTTCTGCAAAATGGAGCTGCTCCTGCCAATGGTGCCACTGCTTCAGAGGTTTTTCAATCTTTAG GCGCTGGGAAAGGAGGGGCTGGTTTGTCAGTAGAAGCTTTAGAGAAAATGATGGAAGATCCAACAGTTCAGAAGATGGTTTACCC ACATTTGCCTGAGGAGATGAGGAACCCCGAAACTTTCAAAT GGATGCTTAAGAATCCTCAATACCGTCAACAGCTACAGGACATGCT GAATAACATGAGTGGGAGTGGTGAATGGGACAAGAGAATGACGGAGACCTTAAAGAATTTTGACCTGAATAGTCCTGAAGTGAAGCAACAATTCG ATCAAATAGGACTGACTCCAGAAGAAGTCATCTCTAAGATTATGGAGAATCCTGATGTTGCAATGGCATTCCAGAATCCTAGAGTCCAAGCAGCATTAATGGAA tgCTCAGAGAACCCGATGAACATCATGAAGTACCAAAACGACAAAGAG GTAATGGATGTGTTCAACAAGATATCGCAGCTCTTCCCAGGAATGACGGGTTGA
- the LOC103846315 gene encoding serine carboxypeptidase-like 7 isoform X2, with translation MKLLLLLLLVLMVLNPHANSGSIVKYLPGFEGPLPFELETGYIGVGKEEQLQLFYYFIKSERNPKEDPLLLWLTGGPGCSAVSALLFENGPVKFRVEGYNGGTPTLLSTTYSWTKIASIIYLDQPVGTGFSYSKTQLLDTPSDSGEAKRIHEFLLKVIPATVQEISKGNDLGFKPQINLQGYVIGNPTTDQEFDYNHRVPFAHGMALISDELYESLKKTCNGNYEKVDPGNIECLQFVEEYHECIAGIYLGHVLAPICAVAAPGLFWPKHVLKRDLRETLPTNFSVSFPNCIAYSELQASMWANDESVQKALHVAKGSIGKWIRCSSEDKPYNKDIKSSVPYHLNNSIKGYPSLIFSGDHDMTIPFTATQTWIRSLNYSIIDKWRPWMIHNQVTGYTKTYANKMTFATVKGGGHTSKFKPEESFIMFQRWISGQPL, from the exons atGAAATTgctgctgcttcttcttcttgtactTATGGTCTTGAATCCACATGCAAACTCGGGATCCATTGTCAAGTACCTTCCTGGTTTTGAAGGTCCTCTTCCTTTTGAGCTTGAAACCgg GTATATCGGTGTGGGTAAAGAAGAGCAACTGcaattattttattacttcattAAATCTGAGAGGAATCCAAAAGAAGATCCTCTTCTTCTCTGGTTAACTGGAGGACCTGGTTGCTCTGCTGTCTCCGCTCTTCTGTTTGAGAATG GGCCTGTTAAATTCAGAGTTGAGGGTTACAATGGAGGTACTCCCACTTTGCTTTCTACTACATATTCGTGGACAAAG ATTGCAAGCATAATATACTTGGACCAGCCTGTTGGTACTGGCTTCTCCTACTCAAAAACTCAACTTCTTGATACGCCAAGTGACTCAGGAGAAGCTAAGCGGATCCACGAGTTTCTTCTCAAG GTTATTCCGGCCACTGTTCAAGAAATCTCCAAAG GAAATGACCTTGGATTCAAACCTCAAATAAATCTCCAG GGTTATGTGATTGGAAACCCGACGACAGATCAGGAGTTTGATTATAACCATCGTGTTCCATTTGCTCATGGAATGGCTCTAATCTCTGACGAACTCTACGAA TCATTGAAGAAAACTTGTAACGGGAACTATGAAAAGGTGGATCCTGGTAACATAGAATGCTTGCAATTCGTTGAAGAATACCACGAG TGCATTGCTGGCATATACTTGGGACATGTACTAGCACCAATATGCGCGGTTGCAGCTCCGGGACTTTTCTGGCCAAAGCATGTCCTAAAAAGAGACCTGAGAGAAACTCTCCCTACAAATTTTTCGGTTTCGTTTCCCAACTGCATT GCTTACTCAGAGTTGCAAGCTTCCATGTGGGCTAATGACGAGAGCGTGCAGAAAGCACTTCATGTAGCAAAG GGAAGTATAGGAAAGTGGATACGTTGTTCTTCTGAGGATAAGCCTTATAATAAAGACATTAAAAGCAGTGTACCATACCATCTGAATAACAGTATCAAAGGCTACCCATCCCTCATTTTCAG CGGTGATCACGACATGACAATTCCTTTCACTGCGACACAAACGTGGATAAGATCTCTTAACTATTCAATCATTGACAAGTGGAGACCATGGATGATACACAATCAAGTGACTGGATACACTAAGACGTATGCCAATAAAATGACATTTGCTACCGTCAAA gGAGGTGGGCACACGTCTAAATTTAAACCAGAAGAAAGCTTTATCATGTTTCAGAGGTGGATAAGTGGTCAACCTTTATAA
- the LOC103846315 gene encoding serine carboxypeptidase-like 7 isoform X1, whose protein sequence is MKLLLLLLLVLMVLNPHANSGSIVKYLPGFEGPLPFELETGYIGVGKEEQLQLFYYFIKSERNPKEDPLLLWLTGGPGCSAVSALLFENGPVKFRVEGYNGGTPTLLSTTYSWTKIASIIYLDQPVGTGFSYSKTQLLDTPSDSGEAKRIHEFLLKWLDKHIEFISNPFYVTGNSYAGKVIPATVQEISKGNDLGFKPQINLQGYVIGNPTTDQEFDYNHRVPFAHGMALISDELYESLKKTCNGNYEKVDPGNIECLQFVEEYHECIAGIYLGHVLAPICAVAAPGLFWPKHVLKRDLRETLPTNFSVSFPNCIAYSELQASMWANDESVQKALHVAKGSIGKWIRCSSEDKPYNKDIKSSVPYHLNNSIKGYPSLIFSGDHDMTIPFTATQTWIRSLNYSIIDKWRPWMIHNQVTGYTKTYANKMTFATVKGGGHTSKFKPEESFIMFQRWISGQPL, encoded by the exons atGAAATTgctgctgcttcttcttcttgtactTATGGTCTTGAATCCACATGCAAACTCGGGATCCATTGTCAAGTACCTTCCTGGTTTTGAAGGTCCTCTTCCTTTTGAGCTTGAAACCgg GTATATCGGTGTGGGTAAAGAAGAGCAACTGcaattattttattacttcattAAATCTGAGAGGAATCCAAAAGAAGATCCTCTTCTTCTCTGGTTAACTGGAGGACCTGGTTGCTCTGCTGTCTCCGCTCTTCTGTTTGAGAATG GGCCTGTTAAATTCAGAGTTGAGGGTTACAATGGAGGTACTCCCACTTTGCTTTCTACTACATATTCGTGGACAAAG ATTGCAAGCATAATATACTTGGACCAGCCTGTTGGTACTGGCTTCTCCTACTCAAAAACTCAACTTCTTGATACGCCAAGTGACTCAGGAGAAGCTAAGCGGATCCACGAGTTTCTTCTCAAG TGGCTAGATAAGCATATAGAGTTTATCTCTAATCCCTTTTATGTCACTGGAAATTCTTATGCTGGTAAGGTTATTCCGGCCACTGTTCAAGAAATCTCCAAAG GAAATGACCTTGGATTCAAACCTCAAATAAATCTCCAG GGTTATGTGATTGGAAACCCGACGACAGATCAGGAGTTTGATTATAACCATCGTGTTCCATTTGCTCATGGAATGGCTCTAATCTCTGACGAACTCTACGAA TCATTGAAGAAAACTTGTAACGGGAACTATGAAAAGGTGGATCCTGGTAACATAGAATGCTTGCAATTCGTTGAAGAATACCACGAG TGCATTGCTGGCATATACTTGGGACATGTACTAGCACCAATATGCGCGGTTGCAGCTCCGGGACTTTTCTGGCCAAAGCATGTCCTAAAAAGAGACCTGAGAGAAACTCTCCCTACAAATTTTTCGGTTTCGTTTCCCAACTGCATT GCTTACTCAGAGTTGCAAGCTTCCATGTGGGCTAATGACGAGAGCGTGCAGAAAGCACTTCATGTAGCAAAG GGAAGTATAGGAAAGTGGATACGTTGTTCTTCTGAGGATAAGCCTTATAATAAAGACATTAAAAGCAGTGTACCATACCATCTGAATAACAGTATCAAAGGCTACCCATCCCTCATTTTCAG CGGTGATCACGACATGACAATTCCTTTCACTGCGACACAAACGTGGATAAGATCTCTTAACTATTCAATCATTGACAAGTGGAGACCATGGATGATACACAATCAAGTGACTGGATACACTAAGACGTATGCCAATAAAATGACATTTGCTACCGTCAAA gGAGGTGGGCACACGTCTAAATTTAAACCAGAAGAAAGCTTTATCATGTTTCAGAGGTGGATAAGTGGTCAACCTTTATAA